A region of Pseudarthrobacter sp. NIBRBAC000502770 DNA encodes the following proteins:
- a CDS encoding DUF1992 domain-containing protein: MSGAGEFRKRLERAAEVRSYRGAGISAEEEAALDALDAQEREKRRKVSDAARAEYLVRDAMAQGKFDNLKYAGKPIPGLGESYDPDWWVKGLIQRENISGLGPAAILLRAEDAELDAKLDAQYTEQQVRDVVADFNRRVVDARRQLQGGPPVVTKTRDVDGEVERWRSRRAVQVDEAPPAPEPERPWWKRLWKGTG; the protein is encoded by the coding sequence ATGAGCGGCGCAGGGGAATTCCGCAAGCGCCTGGAGCGTGCGGCCGAGGTGCGGTCGTACCGTGGCGCCGGCATCAGCGCCGAGGAGGAAGCCGCGCTGGATGCCCTCGACGCGCAGGAGCGGGAGAAGCGCAGGAAAGTCAGCGATGCCGCCCGCGCGGAATACCTGGTCCGCGACGCCATGGCGCAGGGCAAGTTCGACAACCTGAAGTATGCGGGCAAACCAATTCCCGGCCTGGGCGAGTCGTACGATCCCGACTGGTGGGTGAAGGGGCTGATCCAGCGGGAGAACATCAGCGGCCTGGGGCCGGCGGCCATCCTCCTCCGCGCTGAGGACGCCGAGCTCGACGCGAAACTGGACGCCCAATACACCGAGCAGCAGGTCCGCGATGTCGTGGCGGATTTCAACCGGAGGGTGGTTGATGCCCGCCGCCAGTTGCAGGGCGGCCCACCGGTGGTCACCAAGACCCGTGACGTGGATGGGGAAGTGGAGCGTTGGCGCAGCCGGCGTGCTGTGCAGGTGGACGAGGCGCCGCCCGCGCCGGAGCCGGAACGCCCGTGGTGGAAGCGGCTGTGGAAGGGGACGGGTTAG
- a CDS encoding SRPBCC domain-containing protein, with the protein MTVISTDKNPEALSLTLVAEFDAGMQRVWQLFEDPRQLERWWGPPTYPATFYKHDFVPGGRASYYMTSPDGEKFHGWWEFTSIESPRQLEFNDGFADSDGNPTGDHGVSHATVTLEPVGERTRMTMLSAFESEEQLEEMIKMGMEEGLKAAVGQIDGLLAEHANA; encoded by the coding sequence ATGACAGTCATCAGTACGGATAAAAACCCCGAGGCCCTGAGCCTCACCCTCGTTGCCGAGTTCGACGCCGGCATGCAACGCGTCTGGCAGCTCTTTGAGGACCCGCGGCAGCTGGAGCGTTGGTGGGGTCCGCCCACGTATCCGGCTACCTTCTACAAGCACGACTTCGTTCCGGGCGGCCGCGCCAGCTACTACATGACAAGCCCGGATGGGGAGAAGTTCCACGGCTGGTGGGAATTCACCAGCATCGAATCGCCGCGCCAGCTTGAATTCAACGACGGTTTCGCGGACAGCGACGGCAACCCCACCGGTGACCATGGCGTCAGCCATGCCACAGTGACGCTGGAACCGGTGGGGGAGCGCACCCGGATGACCATGCTGTCCGCCTTCGAGTCTGAAGAACAGCTGGAAGAGATGATCAAGATGGGCATGGAGGAGGGCCTCAAGGCAGCGGTCGGCCAGATCGACGGACTCCTTGCCGAGCACGCCAACGCCTGA